The genome window ATAGCTTCGGTTTTAAATGGGCTGGATTTTAAATCATCTGGTTTAACTGTAAATTATAGTATCAACCGCTTATTGCTGGGAAAGTATTTTATAAAATGTTCCCTAATCCTTTGACAATACAGTAAACAATACAAATAAGGTAGCAGGTGTTTGACCATTACTACCTGCTACCCCAACTATTGACAAAGAACCTAAATATTTTATTCATTTTTTCAAACATCTCAATTGGCAATAGAGTATCTTGTATAAAATGTACGGGTTAAAAGAACATTTTTTAAAATATAATACAGTATTTGATCCAAGTTGTAGTTCAGGAGAAGATTTTTTGAAAGTTGCTAAAGAAGCTATGTTGACAGATGTTTTTTTACTTCTGTAAATGGAGCAGCAGAAAGCGGTGAACTGGTAAATATTGATCATACTGGTAATAGAATAGTAGGTTCACTATTTGGACATAAAAAGATTTTTTTTGTATTTGGAATAAATAAGATTGAACCAACTCTTGAGAAGGCAATATCCCGTGCTCGAAATATTGCTGCACCACAAAATGCAAAACGTCTAGGCCTTAATACACCATGTGCTTAATGGAGA of Anaerobranca gottschalkii DSM 13577 contains these proteins:
- a CDS encoding LUD domain-containing protein, with the translated sequence MDHTGNRIVGSLFGHKKIFFVFGINKIEPTLEKAISRARNIAAPQNAKRLGLNTPCA